Below is a genomic region from Helianthus annuus cultivar XRQ/B chromosome 2, HanXRQr2.0-SUNRISE, whole genome shotgun sequence.
TTTCGAGCAAGTTAACAGGAATGTCTTCAAAAGCGGCGTCTCTCGGTTCCGTAATCGAGGAGTAAAAGATCGTGAAAAAGTTTCTTAGTGGTTTACCAAGGCGGTTCATCCATATGGTAGCCTCAGTTGAGCAACTTGTGGATCTAAAAACAGTTGCATTTGACGATGTTGTTGGTCGAATGAAGGCGTATGAGGAGCGCATAAAGATAAAGACTCGGATAATCAAGGTACACAAACGAAACTCATGTTTAATAATTATAATTCCTCTTCAAGTTCTAGACATAATTCACACGATTTGAGTGAGGGGCGCGGGAAAGGCTCGAACCGTGGACGTAGTGGTGGACGCGGTCAAAACCAATCCGGTCAAAACTGTGGGTCACAAGATGGGTCCAACGAAGGAGATAAACAAGGAAATAAGGATTATTCGAAGGTTCAATGCTTTCAATGCGACAAGTTTGGTCACTTTGTTTCGAGATGTCCAGAGTGAAAGAAAGACAAACAAGCAAACTTGATCGATGCAGAAGAAATTGACCTGCCTCTATTTATGGTGCAAGACGTTCAAGAAGTTGTTTACTTGAATGAAGAAAATGTCATTCCAAAGAATTACGAGAATGGTTCGGAAGACAAAGCCTTGTGGTATTTGGATAATTGCGTGAGTAACCATATGACGGGAGTTGGCTCGGTAAATACGGAGACAAGCGAATCTAGTAGCGGTTCAAGTACATCAAATTCAAGTGGCTCAAATGGTGACAATGGTGATGAGAAAAACAACCACGATGGCACTTCTTCAAGTTCATTAGGTGGTACAAATGGTTTTGATAAGGTTCTTATAAATCCTAATTGTTCACATGTAAATAATACACCATCAAATAGTCAAAGTCATGGCCCATTGTCAATTAATAAGCCAACAAAAAATATGTATGATGGTGGGTCATGAGCAAAATTTGATCAGAGAAATATATTAGGTGATTTGGGCTCACCAGGCCCAACTAACCCTTTATTGAAGAAAAGGGATACGACAGTAAGCAGCAGCATATCGCATGGGGCAGTTTTGGGCTCACCAGGCCCAATTGCATCAACTGCTGTTAGTTTCAGCCCAACTCGCCAAAGCTCTTTAATGCGTGAACTAGCCCACAAGGCTCCAAACAGTAGCAGAGCTGATGACGTGAATAGTAGCAGCACTGAATCTGGAAGTTTTGTGACGCCCGGGCTAATTGTTCATAGATCTAATCGTGCTAAAGCCCGGTACGTTTTAATGATTATGTAATAAATTTGTGCACTATTAATGAAGATTATTTATTGCTTGCGGATGACGAACCGGCTTATTTTAATGATGCCAAAAATAAACCGGAGTGGATGAAAGCAATGCGCGCAAAAATCGAATCAATAAATAATAATACTTGGTCGTTAACCGAGTTACCACGTGGTGCAGAAGCAATTGGATTGAAGTGGGTTTTCAAGGTTAAATGAAACGTGGATGGCTCACTAAATAAACACAAGGCTAGACTCGTGGCAAGGGTTATGTTCAGCAACCCGGAGTTGATTTTGACGAAGTGTTCACGCCAGTTGCTCGACTCGAAACAGTTTGGTTACTTTTATCTCTCGCAGCGAATGAAGGTTGGGAATTACATCATCTAGATGTTAAATCCGCGTTCCTGCATGGCGAATTAAAAGAAGAAGAAGTTTATGTCGTTCAACCGGAAAGGTTCGTTAAAAACGGCGAAGAACATAAAGTTTATAAATTATCGAAGGTGTTATACGGATTAAGGCAAGCTCCACGTACGTAGAATACGACGTTAAAAAATATGATGTTAAATATGAAATTTCACAGGTGCTCGCAAGAACAAGTCGCATACCAAAGAACCGTTGGAACGGATGTGTTATTAATCGGCGTGTACGTGGACGATCTAATTGTGATGGGTTCAAATTTGAAACTTATTATGGAGTTTAAGCGCGAGATGACTAAGAACTTTGAAATGTCGGATTTGGGAAAGATTACTTTTTATCTTGGAATTGAAGTGTCGCAGAGCAAGGACGGGATAAAAATTAATCAAGAGGTGTATGCAAAGAAAATACTGACTGGAGCCGGTATGATTAACTGCAATCCTACTACCCGAACGTGAAAGTTTCTAAATTTGAAAACGAAGAAGattttgatgcaacgagatatCGAAAGATTGTCGGGTGTCTCCGGTACCTTTTATAGACTCGACCAGATTTGGCGTTTGCGGTCGGAGTAGCCAGTCGGTACATGCAATGCCCGAAGCAATCTTATGCAGCTCTCATAAAGCAAATTTTTCGCTATTTACAAGTTACTCTTAGTTATGGCATTACCTATACTCGAGGAGAAAATATGTTGGTTGGTTACAGCGATAGTAGTCACAACATAGAACCGGATGATAGAAGTACTACGGGACACGTGTTTTATTTAGGGTCTTCCCCAATTACTTGGTGTTCACAAAAGCAAAGTACGGTTGTTTTATCATCATGTGAGGTGGAGTATATGGCGGCTAGTGCAGTCGCGTGTCAGATAGTTTGGCTAAAAGAATTAATTGGTGAATTACTCGACAAGAAAATTCAAGCGGTAGTGTTACGTATTGATAATACATCGGCGATAGCTCTCGTGAAGAACCCGGTTTTCCATGGAAGAAGCAAACACATTAAGTCTCGGTTTCACTATATTCGGGAATGTGTAGATCGCGAAGATATCGTGGTTGAGCATGTTAGTGGCATTGATCAAAAGGCGGATATTTTGATATAGGCTCTTGGGAAGATCAAGTTCAAGGAGATGACTGAAAAGCTTGGAGTAGAAGACTTGTCAGATACGAGTTCGAAATTCCAGGGTtgattgttggaaattttgaaTTAAAGGTTTCTTTGTGTGCAAGGAAAGGAAACTAATTAAGGAGCATAGTTTAAATATGCTAAGATTTAAATTATTAGTTTTAATTATGTCAAAAAATAAAGAGTATCAGCAATCTTAGTTATAATCTAATATGTGTGTAAAAATAATAAATCATGCTTTGTGTATTAGATATTGTGAGTCAAGTTTTGTGATAGTTTCTTGACATTAATAAAATTTGGGTGCTTAGACAAGTTCTTAGTGTTTTTCGATTTCAATTTCCGTCCAATACCGATTCGTCTTGAACTGAGGCTCTTAAGACTTCCCTTCGTTGGTATCAAAACTACCATTTTCAGATCAATAAAAGTTCTCTTTTCTATTTCGCTTTGTTCACATGCATGATTAAAAAAACTGCTACTGtcaaaaaaaacacaaaatgctAAAGATGGATCAAACCATCAACATAGAAATATTTAACTAACCACCTAAATATGAAAACTTTTTCACTGTTATAGAACGCTTTACACTTCAATTCCCTTCATCGTCTTCTTGATCCTCCTCATCGTCTTCCGAATCATCTGTCCCATTTTCCTGTTCAACAAATGCATaaataaattctaaaaaaatatatgATATTGTTATTTAGGTTTTCTTAACCAACTGACAGAAAAATGTTTGTCGGTCTGCCCAACACATTTTGACCCTACAAAACCTAAATATTTTACGGTAACTCAAAAAGTGTCGCATGAACCCAAACGCGGCACGTGTGTATTCATCGACACAAATTTTACATGGTAATACTATAAAATTCTAAGTCCACATATTAATTTTTTTGAAGCAATTATGTTTAAACTAAgacaatttatttttaaacttttaAATTGTGAAACAAAATAACAAATAGTTTAAGTTATAATATAAAACACATTTAAGAAAAATGAGAAAAAGTGCTAAACGGATCAACCAGCAAACCTATTTTTGAGTTGACATGAACATGACCCATTTAGCTGAACGTGTTTTGGAGTTTAGCCCGAAACTGATAATCATagaaaaattttagaaaataattTATATCCAGAAAGAAGCATTTACCTCGAATTCTTCTTCATCAGCATCCTTATGCATAAAAATTGTCAAAAAAACGattagtaaataataaaagaagCTTAATTTAcatcaaatgatttataaaaagAAGATTAAGAAATTACATTATTGAAATACGTAAGAGGGTTAGTCCATAAATCCTCCCTGATTATTTCAGCAACCTAAACAAAAAAAGTGTacaaatcaacataaagttgaagTCAACAAAAAGTCAAACCCGCTTAAGTAACACGAAGAGCGTACCTCATCATGAAGCTCCACCACATCTTCGTTCTCTTGATTTCCGCTGAACCAGCTGAAGAAGCTGCGTCAACATATCAATATAAAAAATAAGTTTAGCAAAATAAAAATAGATGTGGCAATAATACAGTGATGTTCCTATGCGCATTCTGAAAGTGAAAGTGATAGTGTTTTTGAATCATCAAAATCAGATGTACTAAAATGAATGAGATAGTGTTTGGATGCGATTTTGCTGTTCAAAGTCGAAATAATCAGATCATTAGTGTTTGGAAAGATCTTCATAAtcaataagagtaaattacacggatagtccctgtggttttccaaaatgttggatttggtccctaactttctaaagtacatggatggtccctgtggtttgcactttgtaatgcatttagtccgcaaccaacaaatctaaaggtttcaggTAATTTTGGAAAAAAGTGCAAACCAcaatccatgtacttttggaccATCCAtgttagggactaaatgtgttccaaagtgcaaaccacaatgACCATCCATGTAATTTTGGCAAAAGCTAGGAATTAAGTGTGTCACAAAGTGCAAAACACTGGGACCATCGACGTACTTTTGAGAAGCTAGGGACCAGatccaaaattttgaaaaaccacATGGActtccgtgtactttactctaattAATAAATTAACATATAAAAAAGAACATTCCTATGAAATAACTTTAGTTTATCCtctaaattaacaaaaaaaaaatgtaacctTTCATTCTCATGGTCGTCATTGCAGTTGTCATGGCACCGCTTGTTTCCTTTCTTCTCATGGCAAACACCATTTGGAACACCCTTTGAAAGTAAGagataaaatcataaaataagATCACACTCAAGCTACATAACTAATTGCCATTAATATTATTAATTGAAGGGATAATTTCATATATCCCACCCAAACTTAGtataatatcatatttacccaataaaaaatcataaaatcaAATATATTAGTTAGTTTTCAAATCTTAAACATTCACACCCTTACCTTAAAACATACATTTAGATACGAGAGTTGTGAGtgtaaaaaatatgataaaaCGGTCATATTGTAAATTGTATTTAGTGAAATGAGTAACTGTCAAGTTTTAAGAGTCCTGAACatgtatatttaataaaaaaaaaatttgtttagGTGGTGAACATGATATCATGCAAGTGTTCACTGGTATATATCATTATATGAAATTTCCCTTTAACTTAACGGAAATAACACAAGTAAAacgctcaaaaaaaaaaaaaagtaccaTGCCCTCTTTCCACTTTATTTTGGTAGCGGTAACTTTTGTAGTACCCTCATCAAGAAACGTGAAAGTCTTGGTAAGTTTGGTGTCTTCAAAATACGGGTTGGGACCGAAGTTCTGAGGAAACAAGTATAAAATTGCATAATCATCATTACTTAAAATTTAATTTGAAAAAGATATAGTAAGCAAATAACAATTGTAAAAATATAAAAAGTGAATCTTGACTAACTACTTACAAATGAGATAGAGTAACCCAATTTCACATCTTTGAAATCTTCGACTTCCAAAGAAGTTAAATGCTTGAAGATCTAAAAGCAACAAATAACaaccataaaaataaaaaccttaaaaaaagGACAAAATTTAATATACATCTGATTTACAGGATTTGAGATATAACCTTTTGGTCTTCTTCGGTCAAAAGATCAGATAGAACAGGGTGGCTTAAGAACTGGAATAATAAGTAGAGATTAAACCTGAGTTAGCATAACTTTGACTACTCGGAAGTCAAAAGTGACAAATTGAAATAAATCGCTTACAGCAGTTGGCCAAAAATCAGGGATTGATTTGATGATTGCGTTTCGTTTATCATACACTGGCTTGCGTATCTCGTTGTATTTCTGTTCCACTTCCAAGACTTTATCGCTTGCCTCCTCATTAATCTGAATCCATATAAACCACAATGATTTCCATTTCAACTTAGTTATTAATTTGACATTTATGATCACAAAcattatacacacacacatatatataggattaggatcgTGTGAGAAGCATTAGGaaaattgagaaacttgagaagcattctagaccacacattttccctaagcaaaaatgcaaaaaaaaaaaaaaaaaaatgcaataatttttttggaaaaatcggaGCTTTTTCCGGTCAGGGTTTTTTTTtggatatatacatatatatgtatatacgtgtTTAAACTTGAAACATATGTATTGTAAATCTATGTTTGATAATGTACATGTAACTATGTAAGTACAAATGTGTATAAATGATTGTAGATATATGTATATAAAGAAAGATTATGGTTCTAAATATGTTTTCTCTGGTGTACACATGTCTAAAATATGTGTTTTAAGTTGAAAAATAAGTATCCTACATATATGTTTCATACTATACATGTGTATACTTCAAGAATTGACAAAAAAAAATGGCTTGGAGAATATAGTTGAAGAATTGACACAAAAAATGGCTTGGagaaatgtgtggtccagaatgtttCTCAAGTTTTTCAAATAGGATGTttttctcttaggatccctaccctacaTATGTATTTATGTGTATAGGCGGTTTGACTTAAGTTTCCTTGGCAATGGGTAATCCGAATCCCATAACCAATTACACAACCATGTCCTAAACATGTTTGGGTACCCTTTACTCATTACCCACATGCCTATCTGGTATACCCATTTACGATCTCCATTTCTTCGATGAATAAAAATACATGTTGGAATTCCCATTAGAGGAACCCCAATCTTAAACGGTTAAACTCACCACAAAAACCAACTTGAAATATCACACACTTCTAACAATTCTATAATTTAACCAATTTCAAGTTTCCAAAACTTAATATATATGTAAGCtacttactatatatatatatatttttttaaatgtatgtaatatattaacatattcAGTTTCTAATACCATAGGTGTCCCAAACCCATGAAAAACATATAATTAATCCCATGCCCGAATAGAATGTTTCGGGTTATCATGGCAGGTTCAGATTTTACTGCATCCCTATTCAAAGTTGTTGAATATAACAATAACAATACAGCATATTACACATTACTAAGACGTAAAATAAGCTAAACCAAACATTACCAAAACCATGAATAGAGATAATTTTTAGTTGACTTTGTAAACCATGTATATTATTTGCTGACCCACATCAAACATACAAAGCACATGATAAAAAGGAACCAAGTTAAGTGTATCTATTTCTAACAAATGAACATAaaacctttaaaaaaaaaaaagatatgcACACATTTTTTTCAGAATTAAGAAACTGGGTTCTTGCAATTCATGTTAAAGGTCGATTAAACATGAGAAAGGATGTACCTTTTCGAGTTCATCTTGGACCTCCTGCATTTTTTCGATGGATTGAAGGAGCTCACTGCCGATTTGTTCGGCCTCCTCCGCTGTCTTCTCTGCGATCTTCGGTTTCTTACCCTTTTCAGCCACCATTTTAGGATTGAGTAGAACCCTAAATTCTTGTTAATCTCAAAGGAGTGAagggaggaggaggaggttgttgtgttgtttagggttttagggttttgggGGGAGTTTATAATCCTCTACATCGAGGCCCACCTATTCGACTCAATGACATGGATGTTTGACTGCTGAGTATTGGGTTAATTAGatctaggggtgttcaagatcggattatccggttttcggatattcgaaaatcggatatccaaaaatttcggatagtgaatattgatatccgaatccgtatccgaaatttcggatatccgattttcggatatccgaaatttcggatatagATTAAAATTAAACTTATATTCGATTTTATAAATTTCcaacatttaaaactaaaaacaatcataaattcacacgaatacaattatttatTACTTTTCTACTAACTTTTACAATACTTCAAACAAAATATAATgttcatatactatatatatttataaaaaaaataattagttttcggatatcggataatcgggttatccgaaatttttgaaattcatatccgaatccgaatccgaaaattcggattatccgattttcggatatcccaattttcggatatccgaaatttcggatatttcagatacggattttcggatatttcggattcggtttcggatccggatttttttgaacacccctaattagATCTATACTTTCTAACAAGAGAAAACTCGATGACATAAAGAAAAAGCTGGGGTGGTAGTTATAGAGGGTGTTCATAATGTTTTTCTTGTGTTATTATTGCATTATTATAAatcttaatatataaaatcactttAAATTTCATTTAAACCTCTGTCCATATTGAAAACTCTGGGCATATTATTATTGCATCACTTTAAAATCAAAACTCTGCCCATCTATatttatatctatatctatatatctatatatattatatataagaaACCATTGGGGGACACGTGTCACCCTATGGTTAATCCTCATATGGTTTTCCCTCTCAAAACCAAACACTAATCCGGAAGACCCATTTACAAACTCGTATGACCCAAATCAATAATTAACCTTCTTAAACCAATCGTACACCACACTCTTCATTCTAATCTAACCCTAATTATCATCCTATGTCTCTCTCTGAAGATCATCGGCGACTAACCTCAATCGAAGCTTAGGGTTTGCAATTCTTTTTCTTCAAGGTGAGTTTATCTTACAGTTCATTTCCTCATTATAACTTTGGTTGTTCGATTTTGTCTTCAACATTCGTTGAGGGTTCGATTTCATATGATTTAGGGTTcattttcatatgatttcataCCAAAGTTGAGATCTTCAGTTTCTACTCAAATTGTTTCACTAATTTCATCTATTTCAACAGAAATTGGTTCAAATATGAGAATCTAAATCGACTATGGGCAAGATCCAGTACTCCGAGAAGTATTTTTATGATAcatgacgtgatgtcgtggtcacaatcaaatttaatccaattacagggagtttgtggaatatgtgttatttgaagatttatctaagttaactaaattagactaattgcaagaaaataaAGTTCAAGAATTGATTTGAGTGAAATGGTTTTAGGACTAATTTTAACTAAATAAATTGCAAGAGAAAAgtttggttgtaaacaaattgGAGAATAATGACCacctttagtttccggtttgctttgacaCTTATACTAACATTCCCCTAGAAAGAATTACATAGATATAGTTCATGTGTAAataattgcagtgatgaaaggaactaagtactcagattcctagaacgtgaggttgttacccgatgatcaatcaacccttacccaagcctaactatacccatgatatctcgattcccaatggcaccaagaacgtatggtttctaattgaTTTAGCACAAGGATTAATAATTTACTAACAAgtaatcacacaccataacaagcaattcaataaagagaagattgttattctagaaatacggAAATAAACATAAATGTCTTGCAAACCTTCCACCAAAGATAGTCACAAaatgtttagccactcatggcttgaagcAACATCATAACAAAAGTTCTATTGTTCATAAAGATCAAAGCACAAAAACTAATGATTAAACAAGTGTTCTTCAAGCCCAAATCTCCAAAAGTTGCTCCCAATTCATCCCCAAGACAAGTGGTAACTGAAAACATATGATGAGCCACCATAAAAACCCATGAAATGACAATTTAATGCATAAGTCACAAAATTGGATCAGTCGGTGGGGTAACCTACGGTagagggccgtaggttacggcgggCAGCTTTCCTTTACGGCGGGTGGCTTTCCCTTACGGCGGGTGGCTTTTGTCTTACGGCGAAGGCTTTTTGCAAAGGTtggggccgtaacctacggccaagtgccgtaggttacggtgctgAGTGTTAGTTTTTCCTTGTTTCCTTCATTTAGTTCACCCTTCCTTCAATCCCAACACCGCCAACTTCTAGCATCTATCCAAGCTCCATAAAAACCGCATTTTAAGCTCTTTAACACCTGTAACATCAAACATCTTGTGATTACCAAATTCAAGCTATTAACCGGATAAAGTATGGTATTTTAGTCTATTTAAAGGCCTTAAGGGTTGTcatacggaccacccgtcacatctccacacttacccgttgcttgtcccaaacAACTCATTCAAAAACTATTTTCAACACATACGCGATCAACATAAACTAAACAAAAACATGTCATCCTTTTACTAACCCGTTCTTAACACCCAAAACAATAcacccctctctaaatctctcctctcggctacaagtaagtactagcaaagataagctagacacacaataGGCAAACGGGTGATTGCACAACTATAGGCTTGTACATAAATCGGTCCTCCTCCTacaagtgccaaacatgaatgcaaatcaaaggggctTTTAAGGTTGTAACGAGGCTAGgcgaatgggtaggaaatgtaatatatatgaagtagcgaatacttaacccggtcttttattacctAAAGAAACAAATGAACAACTATCAAACttaactactatatacaagacaactaaacatcacttttttttcattttttttcattttttttcatttttcattgcattttctcttttttttcttttcttcttttttttataaaacaaactAAATCACAAACTACTAGACAACCACTAatactataagaccgggtcaaatcgGGTAAATTTTTAGGTAACTAACTAGGGGTAACAAACGATAGGCTTGTAGGtacaaaattgggcaactaaatgtccaaacccccgcccttCTCACAACCATGCTCATTTATAtaatttatgaggtccaaccccccaaatcccacactcacacacactaaagacgaggctacctaaatgcccttatccttttcacattcacgtccaactaaggactcaaaccgcattcaagcacaagttctaatgcacccccgcccgttgccactctcatcaaagataaattttatttatgtacaagtgtggcttcaactctcaccaagaacaaaagggtattaagggttgccggtgcatcatcTGGGGTTAGACTAAGGTgttcaaaattttcatgttttgcttgatttaaaaatttttcaaaaatctcaaaatctctccccatccccacacttgggatacattgaccccaatgtatggttttgagagaCTTTGATCGCATAAATTCTTAAACACCAACTAAAAGCTTATaaactcaaaccccaaatttctttttgtatatattttttttaaacaaaatcaaacaaactaactaccaatatttcaaagctaaagaacacaacaagactaaggaaagagtacattgacctggtgaagtttccacaacagatgttgtagataATCCGACTTCCTATCACCACTTTTACCCAAATATCCgtacatcttccccacacttgaatgtcgccatggccctgaaacatagaaagataaaaacaacaagatcaatataaaaccccgggttgcctcccgagcagcgctaagtttcgagtcttcagccagaccgtgccacccccatttatggtggctcaaagaatcgGTTACTGCCACTTCCATCACCACATTGTGCCATTGAGCAAAATGCATCCGTCTCGTTTCGACTCGGTGGGTAATCAAATACACTCCTACTTATACCCATATGTTTTTCTTCACGGTCCGGTGGGTGCTTTTTTCTCATTCTTTGAAACACATTTTTCATACAATCACTAGACTCACCAACCTTCCCCTTAATGGACTCATAACTAATCACTCTAGTTTGAATATCAAAGGACAACTTACGCTTCTTTTCGGTCATGGTAATAATCCCGTCTCTACAATTAATTTGAGCATTTGCTGTGTATAGAAACGGTCTacctaaaattaccctttgttgtgcTACCATTTTGGTAGAAGCATAGTATAGAACTAGAAAATCCACCAGATATTCAAACTCTCCCAGCTGAATccgtcacacccccaaaatccacatgcggagtgccACCGCCtgggggcgtgaccgaccaggatccagccaccaattatactgagcgaTTTAATTTATATCATAAGtagtattcaccaaccacagggttagcaaatatcataatcaaagtTCAAAAGATTTAGATTCAAACAGAACTTTAggtgagtagcggaagcatagacaaaatagtttaaaacaaggttcttagttcaagtttgtttagaacccaacacacgggttagacgaccactacacatccacaagccgcaagctcctgagtcactgggtacctgcaaagcatgcagtaggatatcaacataatgttggcgagttcatgaGGTGTCGAGTTTTAGTTTTTcaaaaacgtaagttgtttagataaagcatttataatcacgttatggggagctacccatCTGTAGGCTCACTAAACTgtcgataccgaaactgttgacgtaaAGTTTtatgccccgagtcaatgtctatcgtcattgaccaagatgcgaggtctactagttcacgcccgatccccccggtcacggtgtgaggttgtcaaacctaatagcgctatcaactaataacctgttcgcccccggcgattaatcggtactgtaagcagggacttaatgtgatagagtttcgtttagttttgctagttgtgatttataaataatatccaaacgtatctcccccggagatggTAATTTAAAAGTATTcgtatttcccccggaaataacaGTTcgaaagtgtttttcccaaagttggcagtttgtccgtgtccctccctgggacgcatgcttttagtgtgtgaactcaccttgggttgctcggcagattaggttacttggtcaagcacgctggtcaccacgtcctagcatggttaccagtatgggtcaggtttgggtacagagatgtcacgtatattttacacagaacttaacacatagcatgcataacATACAATTATCATTTAAGTTATTGGGTCTGTTCCAACCCGTAAGCATTCAATCAGCACATAGCACAGTAGCACAGATACAAGCCTCAAAACACGTTGTCACATTTGGTGGCCCAATAGCTAAGTCGGACAGCCCAAT
It encodes:
- the LOC110916085 gene encoding NAP1-related protein 1 isoform X2, with the protein product MVAEKGKKPKIAEKTAEEAEQIGSELLQSIEKMQEVQDELEKINEEASDKVLEVEQKYNEIRKPVYDKRNAIIKSIPDFWPTAFLSHPVLSDLLTEEDQKIFKHLTSLEVEDFKDVKLGYSISFNFGPNPYFEDTKLTKTFTFLDEGTTKVTATKIKWKEGMGVPNGVCHEKKGNKRCHDNCNDDHENESFFSWFSGNQENEDVVELHDEVAEIIREDLWTNPLTYFNNDADEEEFEENGTDDSEDDEEDQEDDEGN
- the LOC110916085 gene encoding NAP1-related protein 1 isoform X1, which translates into the protein MVAEKGKKPKIAEKTAEEAEQIGSELLQSIEKMQEVQDELEKINEEASDKVLEVEQKYNEIRKPVYDKRNAIIKSIPDFWPTAFLSHPVLSDLLTEEDQKIFKHLTSLEVEDFKDVKLGYSISFNFGPNPYFEDTKLTKTFTFLDEGTTKVTATKIKWKEGMGVPNGVCHEKKGNKRCHDNCNDDHENESFFSWFSGNQENEDVVELHDEVAEIIREDLWTNPLTYFNNDADEEEFELNGSCSCQLKNRKMGQMIRKTMRRIKKTMKGIEV